The following nucleotide sequence is from Corylus avellana chromosome ca7, CavTom2PMs-1.0.
CAGCAGTAGTCTCGTACCCAGCTAAATATATGTTCTTGCAATTGTCTACAATGAATCTTTCTGTCTCTTCTTTGGAAAATCCACTGCTGGTGGCAGCTTCAAGAATCATATGTAACAAATCATAATTCCCTGATGTTGCTTCCTTTCTTTCCTTCGCTACGTCGAGAATCAAAGTGCGAACATCTTTTTCCAGCTTCCATGTTTCTCTATTACTCTTTGTTGGAAAATGTCTGATTGATTGCAACACAAGCAACCActttttatcaaaaaacaaCCTTTTTATGTGATGCTAGACATAAAGTGATTTTGGGTAGGGAAAAGATGAAACCTCATTCCAGGAATGCCATTGGATAAAATCTTGTTAGACATATGCTCTTGAAGTGCTCTAAGCTTTAAAAATATCTCCTCCCCTTCGGAATAGTTGCTCCCAAAACAGGCTCTTGAAATTACATCCCCGGAAAAGCTTCTCATATATTCATCAATGTGTACATCTGCAACCCCGCCCTCACTTTCTATCCTCCATGAGTTCACCAATGCCATCGAGGAATCTACCATTATCTTCATCATGCCCTACACAAGGTATAAAGGAGTCTTCTAAGATATTCTCGTAAACgaattttataaacaattgtGATCTCTCCTACCTGAAAGTAGCTAAGTTCGATTTGAAGCGTACCTTAACCTTGTCCATGTATAGTTCAGGAGCAAGGATCTTCCTCTGGTGAGCCCATGTTGCTCCATTTGAAGTCAGGATCCCTTGACCAAGCAGAGGACCACGCTCTTTGGATTGATACGAAGGCTTTCCAAAGTCTAAGGAAGTGCATATGCTTATTTCCTTCACCACCTCAAGATCGTTCATGTGCAGTATTTGTATGTTGCCAAGGGAGAACATAAATGTTGAACCTGTATACATTATTATAAACAAACCATTCagaatattcaaaaatatatgaGATCTGAAGCAATTTATTACTTATTACCATATGATTTTCTCCATTCGTCGAAGAATGGAAAGATTGCAGAAGAGCAATTGTGGGTTATTACTTGCTCTCCTTTTTGTTGAGCCTTTGAGGGTGAggatttcatcttcttcatgtcACCAATATTTCCAAGCAAAAAAGAGGGTGGAGGGCCTCTGATCCCCTGTTTTCTCAGAATTTCTCGAAGCCTTTTTGGCTTCAATATTAGACCTTCACACATCTTCATAAGCGTGGTAACCAACCCAAGCAAGGCGATTGTGATGATGATCTTAGAAAGAAGCAATAGCTGCTCCATGGCTTTTAGTCTCTAGATCTCTTTTTGTTCCAAAACTGGCTTCTCTTCTTGATAAGCATTTTGGATTGCATGGTTCTGTATATAATGAAGCTTTGACTCTGTCGTACGTACCTTCTAGATATGTTATAATGTGTggttgtaatttctttttttttttttcagggtgGTGTAAAATGAAGATTAATCCATCCCTCCAAAATTACCCCCACAAACTTTAGCTTGTGCATCCTCTTTCTAAAATAGACTTGAGCTATAGTATctcttcaaataaataaataatgaatagaaaattattaagcagattttcttaaaaaaaaaataaataaataaaagagaaaaaaaggaagagtaATACTatggaccattttttttatcttctttttatcttctttaagctgatgtggctttcaaaatcacatttgaatcaaaattcaagtatgatttatttaaaatttaatgataattttaaaaattacatcgaccttaaaaagataaaaagaaaataaaaaaattatctctcccattacttaaaaaaaaaatacataagtTAAAGTTCTTGTCTAAAAAGTGTTTTATATAACAAGAAAACAAGTTGTTGGATAAGATTCGTTTACCcaatattagttaaatatatacaatataaaagttttaaaacttCTATTGATTAGATTAGACAACACACGTCGCCAAGGGCAGCTCAATACATCATCAAAGGCAAAATGCTCCACTAGAtgtcaaacccaaaaaaaaaaaaaaaaaattagacaacaCACTATCCTATTTGTATCAAAACGTGTCATTTGGGTTAGTATTtcttaaaagatatatatatttttttctctacaatgtttttttgtttttcttcagcAATAACAAGAAAATTGGGTATGAAGAGAAATTGCACTTTGGAACTGAATTGGAGAGAATGGTTCATAATTAAGCGAAACTCACAAAAACTACTCCATCCGGGCAATTATTGACCGGAGGAGGACCCGTAATGCTTAAGAATTCATCCATTCTTGCTCCTTGGCAAATGTGGGacaagctcttttttttttttttttttttggctatgcAATTCTAAGAGAATTGGGTAAGGAAAAATGACACTAGCGGAACTGAACATAAACGAATGATTTATAATTTTGCAGAATTTACAAAATTACTACATTTAAGCAATGATCTGGTAAACCTTGGAATTACAAAACCCTCTTAAGACATGAATTGGTAGATCTTTGAATTAGGTTTCCAACGCTATCAAACTGGTTCCAATCCAATGTCAGGAAACttgatatatgattttttttttttttattaaagctTGTTTAGTGTGAATTCCACCCTACACCAGATATGGAGCGGAAAAAGAGAccatttatatttttgtgtttttgtgtagTTACAGTAAAAGAATTTAGTTGTCTATTACAGCTTTGTGAACTGGAAAATTATCATGTTTGCTGGGATTATGTCATGGCGTTGGGGATTCAGCAATATTGGAGAAACAAGGATTTTAAAGCCCATGTGTTCAGGTTGGCTCTTGGAGCTACACTGTATCACacttagggctgttaagtgagcgaagcgtctcgcgagcaagctcgggctcggctcgcataagctcagctcatgctcgact
It contains:
- the LOC132188386 gene encoding cytochrome P450 714C2-like, encoding MEQLLLLSKIIITIALLGLVTTLMKMCEGLILKPKRLREILRKQGIRGPPPSFLLGNIGDMKKMKSSPSKAQQKGEQVITHNCSSAIFPFFDEWRKSYGSTFMFSLGNIQILHMNDLEVVKEISICTSLDFGKPSYQSKERGPLLGQGILTSNGATWAHQRKILAPELYMDKVKGMMKIMVDSSMALVNSWRIESEGGVADVHIDEYMRSFSGDVISRACFGSNYSEGEEIFLKLRALQEHMSNKILSNGIPGMRHFPTKSNRETWKLEKDVRTLILDVAKERKEATSGNYDLLHMILEAATSSGFSKEETERFIVDNCKNIYLAGYETTAVSATWTLMLLASNPEWQARVRAEVLQVCGGQMPNVDTVRKMKILTMVIHESLRLYPPVPIVSREAMKDMKFGDIQVPKGVNVWILLVTLHQDPDIWGPEAKEFNPERFANGVSGACKLPYVYMPFGVGPRTCLGQNFAMVELKILLALIVSNFSFSLSPKYRHSPAMRLVIEPENGVNLLIKKL